From one Vespula vulgaris chromosome 25, iyVesVulg1.1, whole genome shotgun sequence genomic stretch:
- the LOC127072369 gene encoding membrane-associated progesterone receptor component 1-like, producing MAEKSDSTPGSTSATTGQQNNSLFLTSFVEEIVRSPVNLVLVGIIALLVYKIVKSKIKSEEPLKEIKRLPKLHRDFTVEELKKYDGNGSDGRILVALNGSVYDVTRGATFYGPGAPYAVFAGRDASRGLATFTLESIKDEYDDLSDLESERMSYIKEWELQFKERYDYVGKLLKPGEAPTNYSDEEDEGSQQETENKSDQQNTKSDICENVPKSKDD from the exons ATGGCCGAAAAGAGCGACTCAACGCCGGGCTCCACGTCGGCCACGACCGGTCAACAAAATAATTCGTTATTTCTAACGAGTTTTGTCGAAGAAATCGTTAGAAGTCCCGTTAATCTTGTATTGGTCGGTATAATAGCGCTACtcgtttataaaattgttaagagTAAGATTAAGTCTGAGGAACCATTGAAAGAGATCAAACGTTTACCAAAATTACATCGTGATTTTACCGTCGAAGAATTGAAAAAGTATGACGGCAATGGGAGCGATGGAAGAATATTGGTTGCACTTAATGGAAGCGTTTATGATGTTACCAGAGGTGCCACGTTCTACGGCCCTG GTGCACCGTACGCAGTATTTGCTGGACGAGATGCTAGCAGAGGATTAGCAACGTTTACGTTAGAATCGATCAAGGATGAATACGATGATCTGAGCGATTTAGAAAGTGAACGAATGAGTTATATTAAGGAATGGGAGTTGCAATTTAAAG aGAGGTACGATTACGtaggaaaattattaaaaccaGGAGAAGCACCAACGAATTATTCGGATGAGGAAGATGAAGGTAGTCAGCAAGAGACTGAAAATAAATCGGATCAACAAAATACAAAATCTGACATCTGTGAAAACGTACCTAAATCAAAAGATGATTGA
- the LOC127072325 gene encoding WD repeat-containing protein 19, translating into MSSEKVLYRLDQPHGTGTVYASWRPGNSTHIATTGCDSSVAIFDRQGDLQERIQIPGLCTGFGWDADGDLLAIISQNSSTITLWDATTGKKSQMDAGVRDNLTCMMWAKRNCLLAVGTQKGNLVLYDHVNAKRMPILGKHKKRILCGAWSIEGLLALASEDKMLTINTSEGDTRREITLQGEPSDIQFSEMKMDHRIGGENTVSLIVSKTTLFLYNILDPDNPIELAFQKRYGSIVTYKWYGDGYILVGFEAGYFIAISTHIKEVGQELFQIKNHKDSLTDISLSENIGKVATCGDSTVKIHSLQNLEETEKMISVTGETGINKVEWSTDGTMIAVVTYVGNVLIYLVEIPKLTSVCGNRIALLTSLIEVTVHLYKLDKEKPEPQIINTIIEPSVLAVGPLHVAVALNNRALFWDLSTYQYDINTHFERDYLATVDSISLNETYVSVLFDGKLQLQLIKVDQTLINNGKDTKLFPESNNLNARITCHALSSEFLIYGTDMGHIIYFYLEAFNKSTEFTHNNGIKNIYLDANGTQLCFIDSKSDVYLYDPINENIIQVPECPEAIEGIIWDQNIFERSIFAIYNKNIIVTYIFIKYFVEGQKIIKVNSTKLPSEALPMLMYSGEVTLSTPSSKLIQITLASHEDVGNIVDTKKINEIFNNHIMCTRFDNAWNICDKLNDNDLWLKLGQSAVANLNIEFAIRVYRRMEDASMVWALEKIENINELNLLCGHACLLLGDYNQAEKFFLQSSEPVQALYLRRDLMQWEQALSLAQKLKSDEIPFIAREYAQQLEFIGNYPKALANYERGLLDPNSTSSSNSQDIQHKNQCLAGVARMSIRCGDSRKGVSIAMDNDSSRSLRKECAEILEAMKQINEAAVLYEKAEYFDKAASAYIKLKNWHKVGQLLPQISSPKINIQYAKAKEAEGRYEEAAKAYETAKDYDNIIRINLDYLNNPARSVEIVQQTKSIEGAKRVAKYFQKINDYNSAIKFLILSNCHDEAFQLANQHGKMELYGEILINTIDDDNSRKEDFKNLAVHFESQKNSLLAGKYYFHAKDYQKALKHLLKAAQLTVDDDAALSLAIDTVASSKDDKLANHLIDFLLGADGVPKDPKYLFRLYMARKQYKEAAKTAIIIANEEQINGNYRNAHDVLFGMYQELKRNKINTPLEMQNNLRLLHSYILVRLHVKRNDHLRGARMLIRVANNISKFPSHIVPILTSTVIECHRAGLKQAAFNFAAMLMRPEYRTQIDIKYSKKIEAIVRKPPRSKDNELEDEPLTPCPYCKSKVPETEITCDKCKNTIPFCIATGRHIIEDNFTVCPQCDFPAIRSEFLRIIESDETCPMCSEHIDPNIISSTVDIRPYLELQENTITEKI; encoded by the exons ATGTCATCCGAAAAG gTACTCTATCGCTTGGACCAACCTCATGGTACCGGAACTGTTTACGCTTCCTGGCGACCTGGTAATAGTACTCATATTGCAACTACTGGTTGCGATTCATCTGTTGCAATATTTGATAGACAAGGAGACCTTCAAGAACGTATACAAATTCCTGGATTATGTACCGGCTTCGGTTGGGACGCGGATGGTGATTTACTCGCTATCATATCACAAAACTCTTCTACCATAACTTTGTGGGATGCGACCACAGGTAAAAAGTCTCAAATGGATGCGGGCGTTAGGGACAATCTAACGTGTATGATGTGGGCCAAAAGAAACTGTTTGCTAGCCGTGGGAACGCAAAAAGGGAATTTAGTACTTTACGATCACGTTAATGCCAA GCGTATGCCAATTTTGGGAAAACATAAGAAACGGATATTGTGCGGTGCGTGGTCTATAGAAGGTCTTCTTGCTTTGGCAAGCGAAGATAAAATGTTAACAATCAATACGAGCGAAGGAGACACTCGCAGGGAGATAACTTTGCAAGGCGAACCGTCTGACATACAATTCAGCGAAATGAAAATGGATCATCGTATAGGCGGAGAAAATACG gTATCTCTTATCGTCAGTAAAACTacattgtttctatataatattttggaTCCAGATAATCCAATTGAATTAGCCTTTCAAAAACGTTATGGCTCGATTGTTACCTACAAATG GTACGGAGATGGATATATATTGGTAGGTTTTGAAGCTGGATATTTCATTGCCATATCGACTCATATAAAAGAAGTTGGTcaagaattatttcaaataaaaaatcacaAAGATTCCTTAACAGATATTTCATTGAGCGAAAATATAGGAAAAGTAGCTACTTGTGGAGACAGTACCGTCAAAATACACAGTTTACAAAATTTAGAGGAAACAGAAAAGATGATCTCTGTGACTGGAGAAACTGGTATTAATAAAGTTGAATGGTCGACGGATGGTACGATGATAGCAGTAGTAACTTATGTTGGAAacgttcttatttatttagttgAAATTCCAAAATTAACTAGCGTTTGTGGTAACAGAATAGCATTGTTAACAAGCTTGATTGAAGTTACCGTTCACCTTTACAAATTAGacaag gaAAAACCAGAAccacaaataattaatactataATAGAACCATCTGTGTTAGCTGTAGGCCCACTTCACGTAGCTGTAGCTTTAAACAATAGAGCTCTCTTTTGGGACTTATCTACGTATCAATATGACATTAATACACATTTTGAACGTGATTATTTAGCAACTGTCGATAGTATATCTTTAAACGAAACATATGTTTCTGTTTTATTCGATGGAAAATTACAATTACAattg atCAAAGTAGATCAAACGTTAATAAACAATGGGAAAGATACGAAATTATTTCCAGAgtcaaataatttaaatgcaaGAATAACGTGCCATGCATTGTCATCagaatttctaatttatgGAACagat ATGGgccatattatatatttttatttagaggCATTTAATAAATCGACAGAATTTACACATAATAATggtatcaaaaatatatatttagatgcAAATGGAACACAATTATGTTTCATCGATAGTAAATCagatgtttatttatatgatccgattaatgaaaatatcattCAAGTGCCTGAATGTCCAGAAGCCATAGAAGGTATTATATGGGACCAAAATATCTTCGAACGTTCGATATTTgcgatatataataagaatattattgttacatatatttttatcaaatacttTGTCGAAG GTCAAAAGATCATCAAAGTAAATTCAACAAAATTGCCATCAGAAGCATTACCTATGTTAATGTATTCTGGAGAAGTAACGTTAAGCACACCGAGTAGCAAATTAATACAGATAACATTAGCTTCGCACGAAGATGTAGGAAATATAGTAGATACTAAAaagatcaatgaaatattcaacaaTCATATCATGTGTACCAG attcGACAATGCTTGGAATATTTGTGATAAATTAAATGACAATGATCTATGGTTGAAACTGGGTCAAAGTGCAGTGgcaaatttaaatatcgaatttg CAATTCGAGTTTATCGACGTATGGAAGATGCTTCAATGGTTTGGGcattagaaaaaatagaaaatataaacgaactGAATTTATTATGCGGACACGCATGTTTGTTACTTGGAGATTATAATCAAgctgaaaaattttttttacaatcatCCGAACCTGTACAAGCTTTATATCTACGAAGAGATTTGATGCAATGGGAACAAGCTCTTAGTTTGGCACAGAAATTAAAATCTGATGAAATACCATTCATCGCTAGAGAATATGCTCAACAATTAGAATTTAT AGGAAATTATCCAAAAGCATTGGCTAATTACGAACGAGGTTTACTCGATCCAAATTCGACATCTAGTTCTAATTCACAAGATATTCAACATAAAAATCAATGTTTGGCTGGTGTCGCAAGAATGTCTATAAGATGCGGAGACAGTAGAAAAGGTGTGAGTATCGCCATGGACAATGACAGCTCCAGATCGTTAAGGAAAGAATGTGCAGAAATTTTGGAGGCTATGAAG caAATCAACGAAGCTGCTGTATTGTATGAGAAAGcagaatattttgataaagcTGCTTCGgcatatatcaaattaaagaaTTGGCATAAAGTAGGACAACTATTGCCACAAATATCTTCacctaaaataaatatacaatacgCCAAAGCTAAAGAAGCAGAAGGAAGATACGAGGAAGCTGCAAAGGCGTACGAAACTGCTAAAGATTACGACAATATAATAAGAATCAATCTTGATTATTTGAACAATCCtg CTCGAAGCGTAGAGATTGTACAACAAACTAAGAGCATAGAAGGAGCCAAGAGGGTAGctaaatatttccaaaaaataaacgattataatTCGGCTATCAAATTCTTAATTCTTTCTAATTGTCATGACGAAGCCTTCCAACTTGCCAATCAGCATGGTAAAATGGAATTATATggtgaaattttaataaatactatTGACGATGATAATAGTAGGAAGGAAGACTTTAAGAATCTCGCTGTACACTTTGAATCTCAAAAAAATAGTCTTTTAGCGggcaaatattattttcatgctAAGGATTATCAAAAG gCATTGAAACATTTACTTAAAGCTGCACAATTGACCGTCGATGATGACGCGGCACTATCATTGGCAATAGATACAGTAGCTTCGTCTAAAGACGACAAATTAGCTAATCATTtgatagattttttattaggtGCAGATGGAGTACCAaag gatCCAAAATATTTGTTTCGATTGTATATGGcaagaaaacaatataaagAAGCAGCAAAGACAGCGATAATCATTGCTAATGAAGAACAAATTAATG gaAACTACAGAAACGCTCACGACGTTTTATTCGGCATGTatcaagaattaaaaagaaataaaataaatacgcCTCTGGAAATGCAAAATAATTTGAGATTATTACATTCTTACATATTAGTAAGACTTcatgtaaaaagaaacgatcatTTACGAGGTGCCAGAATGTTAATCAGAGTTgcgaataatatttctaaatttccATCGC ataTCGTCCCAATTTTAACTTCAACAGTTATAGAATGTCACAGAGCAGGTTTGAAACAGGCAGCATTCAATTTCGCAGCTATGTTAATGCGTCCTGAATATAGAACACAAATTGACATTAAATATAGCAAAAAGATCGAGGCTATAGTAAGAAAACCACCAAGGTCTAAAGATAATGAGCTCGAAGACGAACCTTTAACTCCATGTCCATATTGTAAAAGTAAAGTTCCTGAGACTGAAATAACCTGTGATAAGTGCAAGAATACAATTCCATTTTGCATAGCTACG GGAAGACATATCATAGAAGATAATTTTACAGTTTGTCCGCAATGCGATTTTCCTGCTATCAGAAGTGAATTTTTACG AATCATCGAATCCGATGAGACGTGTCCAATGTGTTCTGAACACATAGATCctaatattatatcatcgaCAGTTGATATTCGTCCATATCTCGAACTTCAAGAAAACAcaataacagaaaaaatttAA